CGCGGCGTGACCATCGCGGGCAACCGCTCGGTGAGGTACCGCAGCATCTCGAAGCTGGCCGAACCGGAACCGATGATCACGGCGGCTTGCAGCACAGCGGTCGGCACGCCGCTGCGCAACAACGTCTCCCCCACCTCGGCCCGCGACCGCAGGTGCTCCGACAACTTCCCGGCGGGATGCACTCCGCCGAGGTAGACGATCCGCGACACCCCGGCCTGCCGAGCGGCCCGCCCGGCACCGGCCGCCGCACGCCGGTCGAGATCGCCGTATCCCTTCTGCTGCAAGGAATGCACCAGGTAGTACAGGACATCCGCGCCGTCGCACGCCGCGCGCACCGCGTCCTCGTCGAACAGGTCCCCGCGCACCACCTCGACCTGATCGCGCCACGGAACATCGCGGAGCTTCTCCGGCGTCCGCACCAGGCACCGCACCCGGTACCCGTTGACCAGCAACTGCGGCACGAGCCGCCCGCCCACGTAACCGGTGGCCCCGGTCACCAGGCACAACTTCGACTCCCCACTCCCCATCCACACCCGGCTACCCGACTTCACCCACGGCCACGCGGCCGTCAGCACGAGAGGGAACCTTTGTGTACCGCGAGCTGCGATTCCGGGTCGAGGACTGTGCGCGGCGAGTACCGTTAACGCCCACGAATCGATGTCGCAGAGATCACCCAGGGCCTTAGGCCTGGTGGATCAGCTCGGGGTTACCGGCGAAAGTCGTGGCCGCCCAGCGGCACTCCCAGTGCGGTGCCCCCGTTCGATCCCAGAAGCCGCTACGCCTGTGATCGTCAACCCCAGCAGCAAACTTCCAAGATCTTCCAGTGAGATGCAGAGCTCGGCCGACACATCGGCGAGGGTGATGCGCTGAGCGCGGAGCGAGCGTAGAACCTTGGTCAACAACTGGGAGGCTTCGCGCCCCACGCCATCCGGCTCCGTGCTGCGGTAGCCCGAGCGCGCGAGCGCAACACACGCCGACCGGTATTGATCATCCGTCAGCATGCCCAGGTCATGGAGCCGATGCGCGAGTGCCATCGCCGAGACGTTCCAGATCGTCTTGCCTTCGATGATATCGCTCGTCAACGCTCCGAAAGGCATTCGGGAGAGAACACTGGTGCGCGGCATGAGGAAGGCGCTGGCGAACTGGTTCGCCTCATCTTCGGCATGCTGGGACGAGAGCTCGTGGCAGCCCGAGTGGAGCACTAGGTGTCCAAGTTCGTGCGCAGCGTCGAACCGTCCTCGTTCGCCAGAGGTGAGCGTGTTGAGGAAGACGAACGGACGACGACCGTGCCAGAAGGAGAACGCGTCGACCTCGACGTGGTCGATGTCCAAGGCGAACACCCTCACCCCCCGCGACTCAAGCAGGTGCACGACGTTACGCACGGGTCGTAGGTCTACGCCCCACTGAGCACGTACGACACCCGCTGCGGCCTCCGGGGACATCCCGGCCAGCGTCGGCACTGCTGATTGGGGGAGATCGAAATGCCGTTCCAACCACTGGTTGAACTCGATCGCCAGCACGGCGGAGCTGATCGCAGCGTTCCGCTTGACCGCGGCGAGCTTCTTCCGCGCGCGGAAGGAGACCGCCGCCGCGGCGAGCTCGTGCGGCTCAGGTCTGGTCAAGAACCTGACTGGAAACCCCAAAACGTCGGCTAGCACCGCAGCCGTGCTCTGGTCCGGGACGAGGTGGCCACGCTCGTAGTCACTGACACGACGCGGGGACAGGCCAGCACGACGCCCCAGCTCAGCCTGCGTAAGCCCACGGCGTTGGCGGGCCAAGGCGAGGCGTGCTGGCGATAGCATGACCCGACCATTGTCCATGCCGGGGCATCTCGCTCATCGGGTACCGGTCAACGTGCACGGACGTAAACGTCGATCTCATCAGGATCTTCCGGTCCCTCGGGCAGCACCATCGGCGCCTCGAACCGCTGAGGGGAGAACACCAGCCGCTCTTGCCAGAAGGTGATCTGTTCGCCGGGTTCGATCGGGCCCGCCAACGACACCTCGCGGTTGACCAGGATCTGATCGCCGCCTTCCGGTGCGCCTCGAACCTCCACCAGGCGCGTTACCAGCAGCCACACATCCATCGCGACCAGATCGGAAACCTCTAAACGACCGCGCCTGCCTTCTCCGCCGACGCCGAAGAAGGCCAGCTGGTCCTCCGCCGCAGCGGCCTGCGCAGAAACTCGTCCCCGTGGGTATTTGCTGCGAGGACCTTCGCGGACCATTTCATTCCCGGTGTTCTCATCACCGAGGAGTACCCCCAACGCTCTGCTCTTGTCCGGTGCGTAGACCAAAGGCACGTTGTGCGGGTCCGCGTAGCACCAGCGTGCTCCACTCACCACGTGCTCTCTAAGTGCACCAACCCGTGCGATCCAGTCCTTGAGGCCGGAGGCGGATTTCGGCTCGAAATCGTTCCTCGGCCGACGGGCTTCCACACCAGCTCTGATCGCTTCGTCGATGTAGTCCAACCTGAGCCCCAGCTCCAGAAGACGGCGCTTCGCGTCGTCGCCCGACCGCACGATCGTCTCTGCCATCAGCCCTCCCCGAGAACAGACAAACAATCCATAGCGGCAGTCGATCAGGCTTCGGAACCGCCGAACGGGGATTTACCGTTACCCGGTCCGCGACGAACGAACGGAATTCGTCGCGGACCAGGACGACGAGCCGTTCCAGAACACGCATCGGAGGCCGATCGATCACGAAACTCCGGTTGTGGTTCAGTCGTCGCTGTTATGGAGATCTACTCCGCAGTGGTCGTTGGCCTCGACCAGGTTCTCCCAGCTTCTCGTCGCCCAGGACTCTGCGGCAGACCGTTCCGGACCGGGCGACGGCGACGGCGACGGCGACGGCTAGCGTGTGACGCCGCAGCGGCGCTCGACCACGGCCCGATGCTTCGCCCGCTGGTAGCCTCGGCCGAATTCCGCTCGTGAGACGGGGTCGAGGCCATTGCGCACGGCGATCTGCCTGTTCACCCGCGACCTGCGGGTTCACGACAACCCTGTCCTCCAGCACGCCGCACAGGCCGATCGAGTGGTTCCGCTGTTCGTGCTCGACGAAGCCGTGCTCCGCCGTTCCGCCCCCAACCGCACCGCCTTCCTGCTGGACTGCCTCCGCGACCTCCGCGGTTCGCTCCGCGAACTCGGCGCCGGGCTGGTCCTCCGAGCAGGTGCTCCCGCGACCGAGGTAGCACGTCTGGTCGACGAGGTAGGCGCGACCGAGGTCCACGTGGCCGCCGACGTCAGCGCATATGCGCAGGTCCGCGAGAACAGCCTGCGCCAGGCCCTGAACGATTGCGCCCTGCTCGTCCACGACGCCGTGGTGACGGCGCAGCCACCAGGCCACCTCGCCCCGAGCGGCAAGGACCACTTCGCCGTGTTCACTCCGTATTTCCGCCGCTGGTCAGCAACGCCCCTCCGACCCATCGCGGCCACGCCGGAGGCACTGCGGATGCCGCGGATGCGCACCGGGAAGCTGCCCACCCGCGAGGAGCTCTGCCCAGGTGAGTTGTCCCCGGACCTGCCACCCGGAGGCGAAACCGCAGGCCGCGATCTCGTGCAGCGGTGGTATGCCGAAGGGGTCGCGGACTACGGCGACCTGGACGGCGGGACGACATCGCGGCTATCGCCATACCTGCACTTCGGCTGCGTGTCCCCGATCGAACTCATCGACCAGGCCGGGGACAGCGAACCGGAACGCGCGTTCGTCCGCCAACTCGCCTGGCGCGACTTCCACCACCAGGTGCTGGCAGCCCGCCCCGCCGCCGGCCACCGCGACTACCGCCCACGAGGAGACCGGTGGCGCGAAGACCCGGAGGCGTTCCAGGCCTGGTGCGAAGGCCGCACCGGCATCCCGATCGTCGACGCGGGAATGCGCCAACTCGCGACAGAAGGCTGGATGCACAACAGAACCCGCATGATCGCGGCGAGCTTCCTGGCGAAGACCCTCCACCTCGACTGGCGCCTCGGCGCCCAGCACTTCCTGAACCTCCTGGTCGACGGAGACATCGCGAACAACAACATGAACTGGCAGTGGATGGCGGGCACCGGAACCGACACCCGCCCGAACAGAGTCCTCAACCCGACCCGCCAAGCCCAGCGCTACGACCCCGAGGGCACCTACATCCGCCGCCACCTCCCAGAACTGGCCGACCTCCCGACACGAGCACTCCACAACCCGAACCACATGGACCCCGAACAGCGAGAAGCCCGCGGCTACCCACCCCCGATAGTCGACGTGGCCGAAGCGAACGCCCACTTCCGAACCGCCCGCGACCAGCGATCGTCCTCCGCGACCCGTTGATCGATTCGGGCATACTCGGCAGCACCAGCTGAGTGCGCGAGGCAGGAGCGTCCCGGTGGAAGCTGCCGATGTCCAGGATGGCCAGGCGAACAGCAGCGGCACGCCCGCGGCAACGCCGCTGCCGGTGGCACGGCAGTGGTTCACCGCGACCCGGATCGATCAGGCGATCACCCTGATCACCGAACCGCACGTGCACCCGTTCCTGCGCTCCAACACCTGGCACGTGCGCGGCCGGGGCCGCGACCTGCTGATCGACACGGGCCTCGGCGTCCAGTCACTGCGCGCCTCCCTGCCCGGTCTGGTGAGCACCGATCGCGAACCGGTCGTGGTGCTCACCCACGCCCACCCCGACCACATGGGCTCGGCCCACGAGTTCACCGAGGTCTGGGCCCACGAAGCCGAACCAGCCGCAGCCGCGGGCCGCGGCTCCCTGATGACCGGGAACCTGGCCACCCGGATCGGCATGAGCGAAGCCCTGGTGGCCGCCCTGCCACCCGTCCTCATCGATGCGATTCCCGAACCCGGCTACCAGGTCGAGAACTACGAACTCCGCCCGGCACGGGTGACAAGGACCCTCGCCGAAGCCGACGAGATCGACCTCGGCGACCGAGTCCTCCGCGTGCTCCACCTGCCCGGCCACAGCCCGGGCAGCATCGCCCTCCTCGACGAGGAGAACGGCACCCTGTTCTCCGGAGACGTCATCTACGACGAACTCCTCCTGGACGACCTCCACGGCAGCGACCCCACCGCCTACCGGGCCACGATGAACCGCCTCCGCACCCTGGAATTGAAGGTGGTGCACGCAGGCCACGAACCCAGCTTCAGCAGAACAAGACTCCACGAGCTGGCGAACACCTACCTCAACACGCGATAGGCCGAATTACCCCACACGGCTGGCCGTACACGATCGCTCGAAGGGCGCTAGAGAGCTGATCACCAGAACTGGACCATCAGCTGGTGGACACCAAGGCAGATGAGATCGACGCCAACTCGGGGTACGCGCTCCACCGGAATACGTTCACCACCCGAGCAGGCGAAGAGATCTGCGCAGAACTGCGCGAGTTGGGGTTGCGACGGAGTTTCAGCCGCAACGAGTTCCTCTTCACGACGGGAACCCCCAGCGATCACGTGCTGTTGCTCGAGCGCGGCCTGGCAAAAGTAATCCTCCCCGGAAACGGGAGAGATCTGGTCGCAGGCATCTACGGCCCTGGCGAGCTCATCGGCGAGCAAGGAGTCCTCTTCGCCGAACAACGCAGCGCTTCGGTGGAAGCGCTCATGCCGGTCGAAGCGACCCGGATTTCGGGTCGAGTGTTCCAGGACTTCCTGACGCGCAACCCGAGAATCCTGCGCGTGCTGTACTCCGTCCTCGCCGAACGCCTTCGCAAGGCTGATCACCGACAGGTGAGCCTCGCTTCCCAGGACGTCCAGACCCGGGTCGCCCGGCAACTGCTGGCGTGGGTCGAAGCGCTCGGTCAGGCCACGGATGAAGGCATCGCAATCACCGGGCTGAGCCGGAAAGACCTCTCCCAGTGCATCGGAGCGGGCGAAACCACGGTCGACTCCGTGCTGAAAGATCTCACCGCGCGCGGACTCGTGCTCACCCACTGGCGCAAGTACGTGCTGCCATCTCCTCAGCGCCTCCGCGAGCTCATCGCGAGACCTCAACGTGCGACTACCTGAAGTGATCGAGCAACCACGAGAAAATCCCTGAAACCAGGGAGATGCCCCCACACGGAGGCACGGAAACTTCGTTCAGTCACGAGCGACCCGACCCGACTGGACGGAGCGAACATTGTCCGAGCAGACCAAACCAGCGTTGATGCCCGAGCACTGCGCTGTGCTGGCAGTGGACACCATCGGATCAGGAGGCAATGCGCCGGAGCACCTCACCGGCATCCCGGTTCTGGTCCGCCGACTGGCGGAAGCCGCGCTGCACGCGGTCGGCATCAGCGGCGACGCAGCCGTCGACGAACAGTTCACCGGCGACGGATTCATGCGCACGTACCCGAGCAGGTTCCTTCCCGCGCTGGTCGACATGGTCAACGCACTGGACGGCCTCCTCACGGCGCACAACCAGTCCGCCAAACCCGAGATCAGGCTGCGGCTCGCCCTCCACGTGGGACCGCTGCCGCGAGAACGCGGCTTCTACCGTCCCAACATCGACGTCAACCGCCTGCTCGGAGCAGCCACTTTCAAACACGTCGTGGAGCACTGCCAGGCACACGTCAGCGGTGACCGGTTCACCACAGCGCTCGTTCTGTCGGAAGGTGCGCACAAGACGGTCTTCGGAGGCGACTACACCAGGTCCGTAGACCGTCACGAGTTCGCGCCGGTGCAGATCAAGCACAACGAGTTCGATGAACGTTGCTGGGTTCGCGTGGCCGGTGTGAACCCCAAGCAGATCGTCGATGCGACTGCCGGGGTTTCGCCATCGGAGACTCCCCCCACCTCGGCCGACCAGCTCGCGACCGGTTGGGGTGAGCGTTCCATCAACAACAGCGGCACAGTTCACGGCCACCAGTTGTCCGGCGACGGGAACAACATCTACGCAACGCCGAACGTCAACGTGAGCAACTACGTGGGCGGGACGAACACCGGGATCCAGGCCGGCGTCGTGAACGGAGGCATCAATCTGAACAGGGGGCAACGATGAGTCCGGCAGCGCCCCAGCCCGAACAGCACGCCGAAAGATCTGAAGAATCCGCCAACCCGGTGGATGGGCCGCAGCCCGGGTCGACAACGCCGAGCACCGCGAACAAGGCCGGGAAGACCAACAACGGCGTCCAGACCGGTACGTTCAACGGCGACTACAACGTCTACAACTGGTACTCGGGATCCCAGAAACCCCCGTTGACCGACAGCCGCGTTTCGGTCGAGGAGATAAAGCGCGCCGAACACCATTTCGTGCCCTGCCCCGGGTTCAACGAAGCAATTGCCACTCTGCAGCGCAACCACCTCATATTCCTGCGCGGCGATGGCACCGGCCGGTCGCTGGCGAGCGTACGACTCCTGGTCGAGTGCGGGGCACGCTCCATCTCGCGACTCAACGAACGACGTTCGTTCGACAGCATCCGCAGCTCCGAGCCCGAATGGCACGAAGGCTACATCTGGGAAGGGGCGGACAGGCAGTGGCAGAAGGACGTCACGGGCCTTTCCGCCCAACGCGTCGCTGAATGGGCTGCGCAGAACGGCAGCTTCGTGGTGGTAATCACCGGAAACCACGAGAATCCCGAGCTGAAGAAGTTCGAGGAAAGACTCGGCAAACCGAACCCCACGCAGGTGGCGCTGTCATTCCTCCAGTCACAGCACAAACTCGGCGAGCAGGAGGCGGAGGAAGTCCTCGACGAGGGTTTCCGAGCCAATTTGCCTTCCGACTCAGCCCCGAACGAGGCCGAATTCGTTGCCATCCGAGCGTGGGAGGCCCACTCCGGAAAGAGAGAACGGGACGAAGCCCTTGCGGACACCTCGCGCGACCTCCGCAATTCGGTGGAGAGCTGGTTCCGCGAGAAACACGGCACCATCGAGTACGCGATGATCGTCGCCATCTCCGTTTTCGAGAACCGGACCTATGACGACGTCATGGCATCTGCCGAGGACTTGGAGGAGTTGATAGCCAAGAGCGACTTCCCCGACGGAGTACGACTGGAACGCCGAAAGATATTCGAGTTCAGCAAGAGCCAGATTCTCTTCAACCTGAGTGCCTCGACCGCACGACACCGGCACGCCGACGGGCTGGACCTCTACAAGGAAACCGTCCACTTCCGGAGATCCCGGTGGGCCCAGGAAGCCTTTCGCCGAGCATGGCAGGAGTACGACCTGTTGCGACCGGTCATCGTCGATTGGATGGCCAAGCAGGCGGATCGCGAGTTCCGGTGGTACTGCGCAAAGGCGTTGCACGACGTGCTCGTCAACGTGCCGAACAGCAACCCGCTGGAACACATAAACGCCCTCGCCCGCAAGCAGTCCACCCATGCCAATGCGCTGGCCGCCGAAATCTTGGGACGCTTCGCGGACGACCCGGGCACGAAGCACCTGGTCGAACCGATGCTACGTGATTGGTGCTCAGGCGCAGAGGGCTTCCACCGCAAGTGGACGGCCGCCCTGGTCTACGCGACTGACTACGGAGTCCATCGACCTGATTTCGCTTTGGAACAGCTGGAGAAGATCGGCAAGAGCAACGCTCGCCTGCACAATGCCGTCAAGACCGGGGTCATGTCGTTGTTGGACAGGGCGGAAAACCGCACGCTCGTGCTCCAAGCACTGGTGCACTGGACCAAGCCCTTCTCTCGGCGACGCAAGGGCGGCGAGCAGCGCGACAACCTCCGAACGGTGGGCTTGGACTGCGCGCAAGCCGCTCTCGGCCTGGCTCGCGAAACGCGCTACCTCCGCTCCTTGTCCTCAGTACCGTCGGCCGAAAGGTTCGGCGATCCAGATGCGCGCTTGGTGGCCATCCTGTTCCGGCGCGTTTTCCTGGAAGAACGGACTCGACTGCACTCGTTGCGCACTCTTCTGGAACTGTGCGACTACTGCGCGGAGCATCCGACGAGTCCGGCTGCACGCGGCCTCGCACAACTCATCGCGACAGTCACCCCGGACCTACACATGAAGTCGGAACACGAACTCTTCAAAGACTGGCGGGCCGCAGTTCCAGGCGCGGCCCACAAAGTCGATCGAGCATTCGCAACGCTGCAGCTGCTGCACCAGAGGTACTCACCACGTACCGACCGCTGATCGACGGACACGGCGAAACCATCGGAGGATTTCGCGAGTGGTGGGCGCAGTAGGGTTCGAACCTACGACCCCTTGCTTGTAAGGCAAGTGCTCTTCCGCTGAGCTATGCGCCCTGGGTGGTGGCCGTCCGGGCCGGGGGCTCGGTTGATCACCGCCGACACCTTACCTCCGGGTCGGGGCGAACCGGGCACCCGGTCGGCCACCTGGTGCTCGCCGGATCAGGCCTTGAGCTCGGCCAGGGCCTTCTTCCAGACCTCCTGGTCGCGGGCCTCGCCCGGCTGGTTCGCCTCCGCGAAGCGGACGACGCCCTCGGTGTCGATCAGGAACGTGCCGCGGTTGGCCATGCCGGCCGCCTCGTTGAACACACCGTAGGCCTTGGCGACCTCACCGTGCGGCCAGAAGTCCGACAGCAGCGGGAAGGTGTAGCCCTCCTTGTCCGCCCACGCCTTCAGCGCGAACGGGGAGTCGACCGAGACGCCGAGCACCTGGACGTCGTCGTTCTGGAAATCGCTGAGGTCATCCCGGACCTGGCAGAGCTCGCCCTGGCAGATCCCGCTGAACGCGAAGGGGTAGAAGACCAGCAGGACGTTCTTCTTGCCGCGGAAATCGGCCAGCGAGACCGACTCCTTGTTGTAGTCCGGCAGCGTGAAGTCCGGCGCCTGCGCACCGACCTCGACCGTCATGAGCGAACCCTCCTGTTCGACGTGACCATGTCCTCGCCGAACCTACACCGAACAGACGAACGTGGGCACCGATGGCGGCCACCGGTGCCCACGTGCTGGACGTCCTCGACCGTCAGCGCTTGGCCTTCGCCGAGCGCAGGGCCAGCCGGGTGCCCTTCCACCCATCGCTGACGGTGACGTTGGCCGTCTGGGCCAGATTCGCCGTCGATGCCGCTTCCGTGATGTCGGCCGGGTCGACGGACCCATCCCGGCCGGTCTTCGGGGTCAGCACCCAGATGACCCCTTCGTCGGACAGCGGTGTCATGACGTCGAGAAGAGTGTCCGTCAGGTCGCCGTCGTCTTCGCGCCACCACAGCAGCACGACATCGACCACTTCGTCGGCATCTTCGTCGAGCAGATCGCTCCCGCAACGCTCCTCGATCGCGGCCCGGACATCATCATCGACATCCTCGTCCCAGCCGATTTCCTGGACAACCATCTCGGGCTCGATATCGAGCCTCTCGGCGACGTCGGCTTCGCCTTTACCGGCGTCTCCCGCGGCGACCACGGTTTGCTCACTCCTCCAATGCACCGGCGCGGCGCCGCTGGCACCGCACAGCTTTCAGATATGGCCGATAGCGAACACTGCGGACCGCCCTCGGCGCAACTGCTGACGGCACGACACGCCGCAGCAGCGGTCAGGCCATGACTGTAGACCGGTAGACCTCGCACCAACAGCCTGGTCCGCGGCGCGGCCGCTGTCGGTGCACGCATCCGTGGCCGAAATGGGGGACGATGACAGTGTTCGACATCACTGTTCGAACACCTGCCACGGCCACGAAGCAGTCGAGGAGTTCCTCTTGTCCCCGCTCAACAACGACGCCGGTGCCGTCCCCACCCAGCGGGTGCGGGTCATCCGGGACGGTCTCGCCTCCTACCTGCCGGACATCGATCCGGAGGAGACCGAGGAGTGGCTGCAGTCCTTCGACTCGGTGCTGTCCGGTCACGGGCAGCAGCGCGCGCGCTACCTGATGCTCCGGTTGCTGCAGCGCGCCCGGGAGAACGGCGTCGGCATCCCGTCGCTGACCAGCACGGACTACGTCAACAGCATCGCCACCGAGCAGGAGCCCTGGTTCCCCGGTGACGAGGAGACCGAGCGCCGCTACCGCGCCTGGATGCGGTGGAACGCTGCGGTGATGGTGCACCGGGCGCAGCGCCCGGGCGTCGGTGTGGGTGGCCACATCTCGTCGTTCGCCTCTTCGGCCAGCCTCTACGAGGTCGGGTTCAACTGGTTCTTCCGGGGCAAGGATCACCCGGGCGGGGGCGACCACCTCTACATCCAGGGCCACGCCTCCCCCGGCATCTACGCCCGCGCGTTCCTGGAGGGCCGGCTGTCGGCCGATCAGCTCGACGGGTTCCGCCAGGAGTACTCGCACGCGGGGCCGGGTGGCGGATTGCCGTCCTACCCGCACCCGCGGCTGATGCCGGACTTCTGGGAATTCCCCACCGTCTCCATGGGGCTTGGCCCGATGAACGCGATCTACCAGGCGCGGTTCAACCGCTACCTGCACGATCGCGGCATCAAGGACACCAGCCGGCAGCGGGTGTGGGCGTTCCTCGGCGACGGTGAGATGAACGAGCCGGAGTCGCGCGGGCTGCTGCAGGTCGCCGCCAACGACGGCTTGGACAACCTCACCTTCGTGATCAACTGCAACCTGCAGCAGCTGGACGGGCCGGTGCGCGGCAACGGCAAGATCATCCAGGAGCTGGAGGGCTTCTTCCGCGGCGCCGGGTGGAACGTGATCAAGGTGATCTGGGGCCGCGAGTGGGACGCGCTGCTGCACGCCGACCGCGACGGCGCGCTGGTCAACCTGATGAACACCACCCCGGACGGCGACTACCAGACCTACAAGGCCAACGACGGCGCGTTCGTCCGGGAGCACTTCTTCGGCCGCGATCCGCGCACCAAGGAGATGGTCAAGCACCTCTCCGACGACGAGATCTGGGGCCTGCGCCGCGGCGGGCACGACTACCGCAAGATCTACGCGGCGTACAAGGCGGCGACCGAGCACCACGGCCAGCCGACCGTGATCCTGGCCAAGACGATCAAGGGCTACGGCCTCGGCCCGCACTTCGAGGGCCGCAACGCCACCCACCAGATGAAGAAGCTGACCCTGGACGACCTGAAGCAGTTCCGGGACAGCCTGCGGATCCCGATCTCCGACGACCAGCTCGACCCGTACCTGCCGCCGTACTACCACCCCGGCCAGGAAGCGCCGGAACTCCAGTACCTGCAGGACCGGCGCCGGAAGCTGGGCGGCTACCTGCCGGAGCGGCGGGCCAGGGCCAAGCCGCTGGTGCTGCCCGGCGACAAGGTCTACGAGGTGATCAAGCGGGGCTCCGGCAAGCAGGAGGTCGCCACCACGATGGCGTTCGTCCGGCTGCTCAAGGACCTCGCCAAGGATCCCGCGATCGGGCCGCGGATCGTGCCGATCATCCCGGACGAGGCGCGGACCTTCGGCATGGACTCGATGTTCCCGTCGCAGAAGATCTACAACCCGCTCGGCCAGCTCTACACGCCGGTGGACTACCAGCTGATGCTGGCCTACCGGGAGAGCGACAAGGGGCAGATCCTGCACGAGGGCATCAACGAGGCCGGGTCGACCGCGTCGTTCACCGCGGCGGGCACCAGCTACGCCACGCACGGCGAGCCGATGATCCCGGTCTACATCTTCTACTCGATGTTCGGCTTCCAGCGCACCGGCGACAGCTTCTGGGCCGCCGCCGACCAGATGGCGCGCGGGTTCGTGCTCGGGGCGACCGCCGGGCGCACCACGCTGACCGGTGAGGGCCTGCAGCACGCCGACGG
This portion of the Saccharopolyspora antimicrobica genome encodes:
- a CDS encoding DUF3052 domain-containing protein is translated as MVAAGDAGKGEADVAERLDIEPEMVVQEIGWDEDVDDDVRAAIEERCGSDLLDEDADEVVDVVLLWWREDDGDLTDTLLDVMTPLSDEGVIWVLTPKTGRDGSVDPADITEAASTANLAQTANVTVSDGWKGTRLALRSAKAKR
- a CDS encoding ImmA/IrrE family metallo-endopeptidase, producing MTRPEPHELAAAAVSFRARKKLAAVKRNAAISSAVLAIEFNQWLERHFDLPQSAVPTLAGMSPEAAAGVVRAQWGVDLRPVRNVVHLLESRGVRVFALDIDHVEVDAFSFWHGRRPFVFLNTLTSGERGRFDAAHELGHLVLHSGCHELSSQHAEDEANQFASAFLMPRTSVLSRMPFGALTSDIIEGKTIWNVSAMALAHRLHDLGMLTDDQYRSACVALARSGYRSTEPDGVGREASQLLTKVLRSLRAQRITLADVSAELCISLEDLGSLLLGLTITGVAASGIERGHRTGSAAGRPRLSPVTPS
- a CDS encoding peroxiredoxin, coding for MTVEVGAQAPDFTLPDYNKESVSLADFRGKKNVLLVFYPFAFSGICQGELCQVRDDLSDFQNDDVQVLGVSVDSPFALKAWADKEGYTFPLLSDFWPHGEVAKAYGVFNEAAGMANRGTFLIDTEGVVRFAEANQPGEARDQEVWKKALAELKA
- a CDS encoding cryptochrome/photolyase family protein, with translation MRTAICLFTRDLRVHDNPVLQHAAQADRVVPLFVLDEAVLRRSAPNRTAFLLDCLRDLRGSLRELGAGLVLRAGAPATEVARLVDEVGATEVHVAADVSAYAQVRENSLRQALNDCALLVHDAVVTAQPPGHLAPSGKDHFAVFTPYFRRWSATPLRPIAATPEALRMPRMRTGKLPTREELCPGELSPDLPPGGETAGRDLVQRWYAEGVADYGDLDGGTTSRLSPYLHFGCVSPIELIDQAGDSEPERAFVRQLAWRDFHHQVLAARPAAGHRDYRPRGDRWREDPEAFQAWCEGRTGIPIVDAGMRQLATEGWMHNRTRMIAASFLAKTLHLDWRLGAQHFLNLLVDGDIANNNMNWQWMAGTGTDTRPNRVLNPTRQAQRYDPEGTYIRRHLPELADLPTRALHNPNHMDPEQREARGYPPPIVDVAEANAHFRTARDQRSSSATR
- the aceE gene encoding pyruvate dehydrogenase (acetyl-transferring), homodimeric type, with the protein product MSPLNNDAGAVPTQRVRVIRDGLASYLPDIDPEETEEWLQSFDSVLSGHGQQRARYLMLRLLQRARENGVGIPSLTSTDYVNSIATEQEPWFPGDEETERRYRAWMRWNAAVMVHRAQRPGVGVGGHISSFASSASLYEVGFNWFFRGKDHPGGGDHLYIQGHASPGIYARAFLEGRLSADQLDGFRQEYSHAGPGGGLPSYPHPRLMPDFWEFPTVSMGLGPMNAIYQARFNRYLHDRGIKDTSRQRVWAFLGDGEMNEPESRGLLQVAANDGLDNLTFVINCNLQQLDGPVRGNGKIIQELEGFFRGAGWNVIKVIWGREWDALLHADRDGALVNLMNTTPDGDYQTYKANDGAFVREHFFGRDPRTKEMVKHLSDDEIWGLRRGGHDYRKIYAAYKAATEHHGQPTVILAKTIKGYGLGPHFEGRNATHQMKKLTLDDLKQFRDSLRIPISDDQLDPYLPPYYHPGQEAPELQYLQDRRRKLGGYLPERRARAKPLVLPGDKVYEVIKRGSGKQEVATTMAFVRLLKDLAKDPAIGPRIVPIIPDEARTFGMDSMFPSQKIYNPLGQLYTPVDYQLMLAYRESDKGQILHEGINEAGSTASFTAAGTSYATHGEPMIPVYIFYSMFGFQRTGDSFWAAADQMARGFVLGATAGRTTLTGEGLQHADGHSQLIAATNPAVVAYDPSWAFEVAHIVKDGLRRMYGEDAENVFYYLTVYNEPYQQPAEPADLDVDALLRGLYRYQAAPGGTGPKAQILTSGVSMPLALKAQQMLAEEWGVQADVWSATSWSQLRREAEAADRHNLLHPEAEPQVPHVTRVLANAEGPVVAVSDWMRAVPDLIRPWVPGEMVSLGADGFGFSDTRPAARRVFLVDAESTVVATLAALARAGQVDKSKVVEATRRYRLDDVQAAGPQTSDAGLA
- a CDS encoding MBL fold metallo-hydrolase; its protein translation is MEAADVQDGQANSSGTPAATPLPVARQWFTATRIDQAITLITEPHVHPFLRSNTWHVRGRGRDLLIDTGLGVQSLRASLPGLVSTDREPVVVLTHAHPDHMGSAHEFTEVWAHEAEPAAAAGRGSLMTGNLATRIGMSEALVAALPPVLIDAIPEPGYQVENYELRPARVTRTLAEADEIDLGDRVLRVLHLPGHSPGSIALLDEENGTLFSGDVIYDELLLDDLHGSDPTAYRATMNRLRTLELKVVHAGHEPSFSRTRLHELANTYLNTR
- a CDS encoding Crp/Fnr family transcriptional regulator, whose product is MDTKADEIDANSGYALHRNTFTTRAGEEICAELRELGLRRSFSRNEFLFTTGTPSDHVLLLERGLAKVILPGNGRDLVAGIYGPGELIGEQGVLFAEQRSASVEALMPVEATRISGRVFQDFLTRNPRILRVLYSVLAERLRKADHRQVSLASQDVQTRVARQLLAWVEALGQATDEGIAITGLSRKDLSQCIGAGETTVDSVLKDLTARGLVLTHWRKYVLPSPQRLRELIARPQRATT